In Azotosporobacter soli, one DNA window encodes the following:
- the ssnA gene encoding putative aminohydrolase SsnA, with the protein MLLIGNGSMITRDPAQPFLADGCVAIDGDTIVAVGKTDELKAKYPAARFSDAKGRVIMPGLINSHMHLYSTFARGMALKDASPQNFVQILERLWWRLDKVLTTEDVYYSALPVMIDCIKNGTTTIFDHHASPAAVKNSLFTLAKAGKEIGLRGCYAYEVSDRDGQAVMEEGIRENMDFINHANNGNDPMLRGMFGLHASMTLSDETLRRCAAAKQNSNAGFHVHTAEALSDQEHSLETHGKRVVERFNEFGILGDKSIAVHCVHVNDAERQLLKESKTAVVHNPESNMGNAVGCSPVLSMLEQGILMGLGTDGYTSDMLESYKVANILHKHQQADPGAAWGEIPTMLFENNALIAAKYFPKPLGQLKPGAYGDVIVVDYQPPTALSADNANGHILFGMSGRGVVTTVVGGQVRMEERQLVGIDEAAICAEARRLSAKVWERF; encoded by the coding sequence ATGCTTCTGATCGGAAATGGCAGCATGATTACCCGCGATCCCGCTCAACCGTTTCTCGCGGACGGCTGCGTTGCAATTGACGGCGACACGATTGTTGCCGTTGGTAAAACGGATGAATTGAAAGCGAAGTATCCGGCTGCACGCTTCAGCGATGCGAAAGGTCGGGTCATTATGCCGGGCCTGATCAACAGCCACATGCATCTATACAGTACGTTTGCCCGCGGCATGGCTCTGAAGGATGCGTCGCCGCAGAATTTCGTTCAAATATTGGAGCGGCTCTGGTGGCGACTCGACAAGGTGCTAACGACGGAAGACGTTTATTACAGCGCATTGCCGGTAATGATTGATTGCATTAAAAACGGTACGACGACGATCTTCGACCATCATGCCAGTCCCGCTGCGGTGAAAAACAGCCTGTTTACGCTGGCCAAGGCCGGCAAGGAAATCGGCCTGCGCGGCTGCTATGCCTATGAGGTCTCGGATCGCGACGGCCAGGCGGTGATGGAAGAGGGAATCCGGGAAAACATGGATTTCATCAACCATGCCAATAACGGCAATGACCCGATGCTTCGGGGCATGTTTGGCCTGCATGCGTCAATGACGCTGAGCGATGAAACGCTCAGACGTTGCGCTGCTGCGAAACAAAACAGCAATGCTGGGTTTCACGTCCACACGGCGGAAGCGCTCTCCGATCAGGAACACAGTTTGGAGACGCACGGTAAGCGGGTTGTGGAACGGTTCAACGAATTCGGCATTCTGGGCGATAAATCGATTGCGGTGCACTGTGTTCATGTCAACGACGCGGAGCGGCAACTGCTGAAAGAGAGCAAAACCGCGGTGGTTCATAATCCGGAATCGAACATGGGCAACGCCGTAGGCTGCTCGCCGGTGCTTTCCATGCTGGAGCAGGGAATCCTGATGGGTCTTGGCACGGACGGCTACACGAGCGACATGCTGGAGTCCTATAAGGTAGCCAACATATTGCATAAGCATCAACAGGCGGATCCCGGCGCAGCCTGGGGCGAAATTCCGACGATGCTCTTTGAAAACAATGCATTGATCGCCGCCAAGTATTTCCCCAAACCGCTCGGACAGTTGAAGCCGGGCGCGTACGGCGATGTGATCGTAGTCGATTATCAGCCGCCGACCGCGCTGTCGGCGGACAATGCCAACGGACACATCCTGTTCGGGATGTCCGGTCGCGGCGTCGTGACCACGGTAGTAGGCGGCCAGGTGCGGATGGAAGAACGCCAACTGGTCGGCATCGATGAAGCGGCCATTTGCGCCGAGGCGCGCAGGTTAAGCGCCAAGGTATGGGAGCGCTTCTAA
- the dpaL gene encoding diaminopropionate ammonia-lyase → MDAKIKWVANGKRGQAKADLTFLSPSEIGKVKKFHESFPEYKPTPLADLGQLAKHIGVAGLYVKDESYRFGLNAFKVLGGSFAMARYLAEKLGKDISELSYAELTSSETRKALGEITFATATDGNHGRGVAWTANRLKQKSVIYMPKGSSQTRLKNIQAEGADASITDLNYDDAVRLITERAKKNGWVVVQDTAWEGYEDIPAWIMQGYGTMAAEALTQLQEIQVKKPTHIFIQAGVGSLAGAVQGYFAAAFGEEQPKVVIVESDQADCMYKSGLANDGKPHAVGGDMVTIMAGLACGEANIIGWNILRDYSEAFVSCPDWVAANGMRILGNPLSKDKQVVSGESGAVTTGLVVELMTNPALKDLKDRLGLNEQSRILVFSTEGDTDPAKYRSITWQGECPAPKE, encoded by the coding sequence ATGGATGCTAAGATCAAATGGGTTGCCAATGGCAAACGCGGACAGGCGAAAGCCGATCTCACCTTCTTAAGTCCGAGCGAAATCGGCAAAGTGAAGAAATTTCACGAGAGTTTTCCCGAGTACAAACCGACGCCGTTGGCAGATCTGGGACAACTGGCAAAGCATATCGGTGTTGCCGGTTTATATGTAAAAGACGAATCGTATCGCTTCGGCTTGAACGCGTTTAAAGTCTTGGGAGGCTCGTTCGCGATGGCCCGCTATCTGGCGGAAAAACTGGGCAAGGATATCAGTGAACTGAGCTACGCTGAACTGACGTCGTCCGAAACGCGTAAGGCGCTCGGCGAAATCACCTTTGCCACTGCAACCGATGGAAATCATGGCCGCGGCGTGGCTTGGACCGCTAATCGCCTAAAACAAAAATCGGTAATTTATATGCCGAAAGGTTCTTCGCAGACTCGACTTAAAAATATCCAAGCCGAAGGCGCGGATGCCAGCATCACCGACTTGAATTATGATGATGCGGTTCGCCTGATCACCGAACGGGCCAAGAAAAACGGTTGGGTCGTTGTCCAGGATACTGCGTGGGAAGGCTACGAAGATATTCCGGCCTGGATCATGCAGGGGTACGGCACGATGGCGGCCGAAGCGCTGACGCAACTGCAGGAAATCCAGGTGAAAAAACCGACGCATATCTTCATCCAGGCGGGCGTCGGATCGCTGGCAGGCGCGGTGCAGGGATATTTCGCCGCCGCATTTGGCGAAGAACAGCCTAAGGTGGTCATCGTCGAATCGGATCAGGCCGACTGCATGTACAAATCCGGTCTGGCCAACGACGGGAAACCGCATGCGGTGGGCGGCGATATGGTCACGATCATGGCCGGTCTGGCCTGCGGCGAAGCCAATATCATCGGCTGGAACATCCTGCGCGATTACAGCGAGGCTTTCGTTTCCTGTCCGGACTGGGTCGCGGCGAACGGCATGCGTATTCTCGGCAATCCGCTCTCCAAGGATAAACAGGTGGTGTCCGGCGAATCCGGAGCGGTGACGACAGGGCTTGTCGTTGAACTGATGACGAACCCGGCGCTGAAGGATTTGAAAGACAGACTCGGCTTGAATGAACAGTCACGGATCTTGGTCTTCAGCACCGAAGGCGATACCGATCCGGCTAAATATCGCAGCATCACGTGGCAGGGAGAGTGCCCGGCACCAAAAGAATAA
- the feoB gene encoding ferrous iron transport protein B: MTKQLLIAALAGNPNAGKTTIFNNLTGSRQHVGNYSGVTVEKKEGCRCYREQQFRIVDLPGTYSLTAYSPEEVVARNFIIQEKPDVVIDVLDASNLERNLYLAMQIMELERPVVLVLNMADVAESRNIKIHEQKIRQLLGVEVVRAVGSRNQGMDEILQAAAQVAQDGVKKSFKVDYGTEIETAIEVLTEKLPQADRVLAFPLRWLALKLLENDKEVVADMAQVAGGEEVLRSASRLRQQLENQLGEEPELAIADRRYRFIGKVYKEIVTAPDEDVLTFSDKVDRVLTNRVLGIPIFLGLMWLVFSLVFRIGHYPQEWIASGVEWVAALVGGYLPDGELKSLVVDGAIGGVGSVLSFLPQILLLFFAIALLEGTGYMARAAFIMDRVMQKVGLHGKSFIPLMLGFGCGIPAIMGTRTLENPRDRMVTILVSPLMSCSARLPIYTLLIAAFFSENMAGNVLFSIYLLGIFLAVLMARIFRSVLFKGDTEPFVMELPPYRIPTLRSVMIHMWNQSSMYVRKAGTIILAVSVIVWFLTNYPNQVEFDKDYDALAAQATAAFTAQVQEEVTGPLQLAQLADSEELQSLIVELTEIEEGFKKQEEEAEDDAAQIISLADEKAVKLAAVQQGHSELFPAVSRYLELKEALTETTEKLEKEQGSEKLAKSYAGKLGQFFAPVTAPLGFDWKINVSLIAGFSAKEVVVSSLGTIYSVGDGKENGTSLKKALADDPTFNPLVAYTMMVFTLIYSPCLAVIATIKRETNSWKWAAFSMGYSTALAWLVAFLVYNGGKLLGLGS; encoded by the coding sequence ATGACGAAGCAATTATTGATCGCAGCATTGGCGGGAAATCCGAACGCGGGTAAGACAACGATATTCAATAACCTGACAGGCTCACGCCAGCATGTCGGGAATTATTCCGGCGTGACGGTCGAAAAGAAAGAAGGGTGCCGCTGCTATCGCGAGCAGCAGTTCCGCATTGTCGATCTGCCGGGAACCTATAGTCTGACTGCGTATTCGCCCGAAGAAGTTGTAGCGCGAAATTTCATCATTCAAGAAAAACCGGATGTGGTCATCGATGTGCTCGATGCGTCAAACTTAGAGCGCAATTTATATCTTGCAATGCAAATCATGGAATTGGAACGACCGGTGGTTTTGGTCTTGAATATGGCGGATGTTGCGGAATCGCGCAATATCAAAATTCATGAACAGAAGATCCGCCAATTGCTTGGCGTGGAAGTGGTGCGTGCGGTCGGCAGTCGCAATCAAGGCATGGATGAAATCCTTCAGGCGGCGGCGCAAGTCGCGCAAGACGGCGTGAAAAAATCGTTCAAAGTTGATTATGGCACAGAAATTGAAACGGCGATCGAGGTGCTGACGGAAAAATTGCCGCAAGCCGATCGTGTCCTGGCTTTTCCGCTGCGCTGGTTGGCGCTTAAACTCTTGGAAAACGACAAGGAAGTGGTTGCCGATATGGCGCAAGTCGCTGGCGGCGAAGAAGTGCTGCGCTCTGCTTCGCGTCTGCGTCAGCAGCTTGAAAATCAATTGGGTGAGGAGCCGGAGTTGGCGATTGCCGACCGGCGCTATCGTTTCATCGGCAAAGTGTATAAAGAGATTGTCACTGCGCCGGATGAAGACGTCCTGACGTTTTCCGACAAGGTGGATCGGGTCTTGACGAATCGGGTGCTCGGCATTCCGATCTTTCTTGGCCTGATGTGGCTGGTTTTCAGCCTCGTTTTCCGCATCGGTCATTATCCTCAGGAATGGATCGCAAGCGGCGTCGAATGGGTTGCGGCCTTGGTCGGCGGTTATCTGCCGGACGGCGAACTGAAGTCGTTGGTGGTCGACGGCGCGATTGGCGGCGTAGGCTCGGTGCTCTCGTTTTTGCCGCAGATCCTGCTACTCTTTTTTGCGATAGCGCTGCTCGAAGGCACCGGTTATATGGCAAGAGCTGCGTTCATCATGGACCGGGTCATGCAAAAAGTAGGCTTGCACGGCAAATCGTTCATTCCGCTGATGCTCGGTTTCGGCTGCGGCATTCCGGCGATCATGGGAACGCGAACGCTCGAGAATCCGCGCGACAGGATGGTGACGATCCTGGTCAGCCCGTTGATGAGTTGCAGCGCACGTTTGCCGATCTACACGCTCTTGATCGCGGCGTTCTTTTCGGAAAACATGGCGGGCAATGTATTGTTTTCCATTTATCTGCTTGGGATTTTCCTGGCGGTTTTGATGGCGCGCATTTTCCGTTCGGTACTTTTTAAAGGGGATACGGAACCGTTTGTGATGGAACTGCCGCCGTACCGAATCCCGACCTTGCGCAGCGTGATGATTCATATGTGGAACCAAAGTTCGATGTATGTGCGCAAAGCGGGTACGATCATCCTGGCGGTCTCGGTCATCGTCTGGTTCCTGACGAACTATCCGAATCAGGTCGAGTTCGACAAAGATTACGATGCACTTGCGGCGCAAGCGACGGCTGCCTTTACTGCTCAGGTTCAGGAAGAGGTGACCGGGCCGCTTCAATTGGCGCAGCTGGCTGACAGTGAAGAGTTGCAATCTTTGATCGTCGAGCTGACGGAAATCGAAGAAGGCTTTAAGAAGCAGGAAGAAGAAGCGGAAGACGATGCAGCGCAGATCATTTCGCTTGCGGATGAAAAAGCGGTTAAGTTGGCTGCGGTGCAACAGGGTCACAGTGAACTGTTTCCGGCTGTCAGTCGCTATCTGGAACTGAAGGAAGCGTTGACGGAGACGACGGAAAAACTGGAAAAAGAACAGGGTAGCGAAAAACTGGCGAAAAGCTATGCCGGTAAGTTGGGTCAGTTCTTTGCACCGGTGACCGCGCCGCTCGGCTTCGACTGGAAGATCAATGTTTCGCTGATCGCCGGATTCAGCGCAAAAGAAGTCGTCGTTAGCAGTTTGGGGACGATTTACAGTGTAGGGGACGGCAAAGAAAACGGGACATCGCTTAAAAAGGCGTTAGCGGACGATCCGACGTTCAACCCTCTCGTTGCCTACACGATGATGGTTTTCACGCTGATTTACTCGCCCTGCCTGGCGGTGATCGCGACGATCAAACGGGAAACGAATTCCTGGAAATGGGCTGCATTCAGCATGGGATATTCAACAGCGCTGGCCTGGTTGGTTGCTTTCCTCGTCTATAACGGTGGAAAACTGCTAGGCCTCGGCAGTTAG
- a CDS encoding FeoA family protein — protein sequence MPLTMLNAGQAAQILEIHGSPAVRVRLADLGLTVGSDLRVISRNGGSVLVGVRESRLMIQQGLAHQIEVG from the coding sequence ATGCCGTTGACGATGTTAAACGCGGGACAAGCCGCTCAAATACTTGAAATACATGGTTCGCCTGCAGTGAGAGTCCGCTTGGCCGACCTGGGTTTAACGGTCGGTTCCGATTTGCGTGTGATCAGTCGAAACGGCGGCAGCGTATTGGTCGGAGTCAGGGAAAGCCGTTTGATGATTCAACAGGGCTTGGCACACCAGATAGAAGTCGGCTAA
- a CDS encoding ferrous iron transport protein A — protein MVKPLSELEPGEKGIVAKVVGRGVIHRRIVDMGIVPGAMVKVEKFAPLGDPMEIKVKGFNLSLRKSEANLIQIEVA, from the coding sequence ATGGTTAAGCCGCTTAGTGAGTTAGAGCCTGGTGAAAAAGGGATTGTTGCGAAAGTTGTCGGCCGCGGCGTGATTCACCGCCGGATTGTTGATATGGGTATCGTGCCCGGCGCGATGGTCAAGGTGGAAAAGTTCGCACCGCTTGGCGATCCGATGGAGATCAAAGTAAAAGGTTTTAACCTGTCGCTGCGCAAATCAGAAGCGAATCTGATTCAGATCGAAGTGGCATAA
- a CDS encoding metal-dependent transcriptional regulator, whose amino-acid sequence MKCSVSPSMENYLESIYEIGKDRDVVRVKDVAERMGVKMASVTGALQSLAKRELVHYAPYQSISLSKQGKELARCIHNRHRVLTSFLTGALGVTPETAAEDACKLEHVLSPETMDGLLRFMLQHAFISPAEKELIDEYEKGRRGIDG is encoded by the coding sequence ATGAAATGTTCGGTTTCGCCCAGCATGGAAAATTATCTGGAGTCGATTTACGAGATCGGCAAAGACCGTGATGTTGTACGCGTCAAGGATGTGGCGGAACGGATGGGCGTGAAGATGGCCAGTGTTACCGGCGCGCTGCAAAGCTTGGCGAAGCGCGAACTGGTGCATTATGCTCCTTATCAGAGCATCTCTTTGTCGAAACAGGGCAAAGAACTGGCGCGCTGCATCCACAACCGCCATCGCGTTTTGACGAGTTTTCTTACCGGCGCTCTCGGCGTTACGCCGGAGACGGCTGCCGAGGATGCCTGCAAGCTCGAACATGTTCTGAGTCCGGAAACGATGGACGGACTCTTGCGCTTCATGCTGCAGCATGCGTTTATCAGCCCGGCGGAAAAAGAACTGATCGATGAATATGAAAAAGGAAGAAGGGGTATAGATGGTTAA
- a CDS encoding DUF5665 domain-containing protein: MKSEDPNSSRPVEQLERLARHLEALNIADYLESLEKPRKLIVTNFIAGISRGLGFAIGTTIVFALVIDILRRIILLHLPFISASLIDFLRLIDLKK; the protein is encoded by the coding sequence ATGAAAAGCGAAGATCCTAACAGCAGTCGGCCGGTCGAGCAGCTAGAGCGCTTAGCCCGCCACCTGGAGGCCTTAAACATTGCCGACTATCTGGAATCGCTGGAAAAACCGCGGAAACTGATCGTGACGAATTTCATCGCCGGCATCTCCAGGGGCTTAGGCTTTGCAATCGGCACAACCATCGTATTCGCACTCGTCATTGATATTCTGCGCCGCATCATCTTGTTGCATTTGCCGTTTATAAGCGCCTCGCTCATCGACTTCCTTCGACTTATTGATCTGAAGAAATAA
- a CDS encoding DMT family transporter, which yields MWFSALLVLIGSASYGILSTFTKMAYSEGFNPAQVVCSQMFFGALTFWCLSLFRWRQLWAVPLPTLLLLLGGGALSGLTGVFYYQSLKELPASYAVILLFQFTWIGLMVDWAWKKRRPGFWRWIALVCILGGTLLAAGLSGGQAVPYTGIILGLLSALSYTLFINFSGHAALELPTLVRNTWMVTGAFLVSLLIFSPDFLMDGSILRGMWRWGGAMGLFGMVLPVYLFAKGVPKIGSGLASLLGSVELPVVMAASIFFLQEQVSWTQSVGIVVIVIGIALSLLDKQPKAFIRTERKTA from the coding sequence ATGTGGTTTTCTGCGTTACTGGTCTTGATTGGTTCCGCTTCGTACGGGATTCTGTCAACATTTACGAAAATGGCCTACAGTGAAGGTTTCAATCCGGCGCAGGTGGTCTGCAGCCAGATGTTCTTCGGCGCATTGACTTTTTGGTGTCTCAGCCTGTTTCGCTGGCGGCAGCTTTGGGCGGTGCCGCTGCCGACTCTGCTCTTGTTGTTGGGCGGCGGCGCGCTGTCGGGTCTCACCGGCGTCTTTTATTATCAGTCACTCAAAGAGCTGCCCGCTTCCTACGCGGTCATTTTGCTCTTTCAGTTCACCTGGATCGGGTTGATGGTCGACTGGGCCTGGAAGAAACGCCGTCCCGGCTTTTGGCGCTGGATCGCGCTGGTCTGCATCCTTGGCGGAACCTTGCTGGCCGCCGGTCTAAGCGGTGGCCAGGCAGTGCCTTACACGGGCATCATACTCGGTTTGCTGTCAGCACTGTCGTATACGCTCTTCATCAATTTTAGCGGCCATGCTGCGCTGGAACTGCCGACTTTGGTGCGCAACACCTGGATGGTGACCGGTGCGTTCCTTGTTTCGCTGTTGATCTTTTCGCCCGATTTTTTGATGGACGGCTCGATCCTGCGCGGCATGTGGCGCTGGGGCGGCGCGATGGGCCTGTTCGGCATGGTATTGCCGGTCTATCTGTTCGCCAAAGGCGTGCCGAAAATCGGAAGCGGACTGGCTTCACTGCTCGGCTCGGTCGAACTTCCGGTCGTGATGGCGGCTTCGATCTTCTTTCTGCAGGAACAGGTTAGCTGGACGCAGAGCGTCGGCATCGTTGTCATTGTTATCGGCATCGCGCTGTCGCTGCTTGATAAACAGCCGAAGGCGTTCATCCGCACAGAGCGTAAAACGGCGTAA
- a CDS encoding DUF3298 and DUF4163 domain-containing protein, which produces MNKWLGILAIALCPLFVNSAAEAAAIVGKDIQYKDVKGTVPVVTSGASPAALEALNAQFVKNLQGIMADYIKQRDENRSQTALPESIKKSMSFAGNYRVYYDSGPWVSLVQNGYLFIGGAHGMPFENAVTVNLDTGKNYKLADLFKPGFDYKTYLTERVKNEAIERKELDLLVRPEVTDQQKFYLTEDGLVLYYAPYEIAPYSNGFVRFMIPYRDLAGEWVREVADIEPGFILIGEEPFWHIDIRPGEFIRFRGVFETLVDQKLAYDRPAYTGDTWVYNLGSDLSVTIVRQPTASTMADNRHFECTAYLKWQGKTYKGGAQKW; this is translated from the coding sequence ATGAATAAATGGCTTGGCATACTGGCAATCGCGCTTTGCCCGCTTTTCGTGAACAGTGCGGCGGAAGCGGCGGCGATCGTCGGCAAGGATATCCAATACAAAGACGTCAAGGGCACGGTGCCGGTCGTGACCAGCGGCGCGAGTCCGGCGGCGCTTGAGGCGCTGAACGCGCAATTCGTCAAAAATTTGCAGGGAATCATGGCGGACTACATTAAGCAGCGCGATGAGAACCGCAGCCAAACCGCGTTGCCGGAAAGCATCAAGAAAAGCATGAGCTTTGCCGGAAATTATCGCGTATATTACGACAGCGGCCCCTGGGTCAGCCTGGTGCAGAACGGCTATCTCTTCATCGGCGGCGCGCATGGCATGCCGTTTGAAAATGCAGTGACCGTGAATCTCGATACCGGAAAGAATTATAAACTGGCGGACCTCTTCAAGCCGGGCTTCGACTATAAGACGTATCTGACCGAGCGCGTCAAGAACGAAGCGATCGAACGCAAAGAACTCGACCTTCTCGTGCGTCCCGAAGTGACCGACCAGCAGAAATTCTATCTGACTGAGGACGGTCTGGTCCTTTATTATGCGCCGTATGAAATCGCGCCGTACTCGAACGGCTTTGTCCGCTTTATGATTCCGTACCGCGATCTGGCCGGCGAATGGGTGCGTGAAGTCGCCGACATCGAACCGGGCTTTATCCTGATCGGTGAAGAACCGTTTTGGCATATCGATATCCGGCCGGGTGAATTCATCCGTTTCCGCGGCGTGTTTGAAACGCTGGTCGACCAGAAGCTCGCCTATGATCGCCCGGCGTACACCGGCGATACTTGGGTGTACAACTTGGGCAGCGACCTGTCGGTGACGATTGTGCGTCAGCCGACCGCCAGCACGATGGCCGATAACCGGCACTTTGAATGCACCGCGTATTTGAAATGGCAGGGCAAGACTTATAAAGGCGGCGCACAAAAGTGGTGA
- the serS gene encoding serine--tRNA ligase, with translation MLDIRFVRDNVEIVRQALANRGASVNLDEFLLLEKDRRDLLLEVESLKSKRNAASQEISRLKKNKEDAEPLVLEMRQVGDTIAALDAKMRDMDSRLQEIMLTIPNIPSEKVPVGKDEHDNKEVRRWGDTALPDFEVKAHWEIGEKLGILDFERGGKVTGARFLFYRGLGARLERSLINFMLDVHTGQHGYTEFFPPFIANRASMTGTGQLPKFEEDAFKLEGLDYFLIPTAEVPVTNFHRDEILDGKDLPYRYTAYSACFRAEAGAAGRDTRGLIRLHQFNKVELVKFSLPEESYNELEQLTLNAERILELLGLPYRRMALCTGDMGFTSAMTYDLEVWLPSFNCYREISSCSNFEDFQARRANIRFRRDTKSKPEFVHTLNGSGLAIGRTVAAILENYQQADGSVVVPEVLRPYMGTDIIK, from the coding sequence ATGTTAGATATTCGTTTTGTCCGCGACAATGTGGAAATCGTACGCCAGGCACTGGCTAACCGGGGGGCCAGCGTCAACCTGGATGAATTTTTGCTGCTGGAAAAAGATCGCCGGGATCTGCTGCTTGAGGTGGAGAGCCTGAAGAGCAAGCGCAATGCCGCGTCGCAGGAAATCAGCCGTCTGAAGAAGAATAAGGAAGATGCCGAACCGTTGGTGCTTGAGATGCGCCAGGTCGGCGATACGATTGCTGCGCTTGACGCAAAAATGCGCGACATGGACAGCCGTCTGCAGGAAATCATGCTGACGATTCCCAACATCCCGAGCGAAAAAGTGCCGGTTGGCAAGGATGAACATGACAACAAAGAAGTCCGCCGCTGGGGCGATACCGCGTTGCCGGACTTTGAAGTCAAAGCGCACTGGGAGATTGGCGAAAAACTCGGCATTCTCGATTTTGAACGGGGCGGCAAAGTAACTGGAGCGCGTTTTCTCTTTTACCGCGGCCTGGGCGCGCGTCTCGAACGTTCCTTGATCAATTTCATGCTTGACGTCCATACCGGACAGCATGGCTATACGGAGTTTTTCCCGCCGTTCATTGCCAATCGGGCCAGCATGACTGGTACCGGGCAACTGCCGAAGTTTGAAGAGGACGCATTCAAGCTCGAAGGGCTTGATTATTTCCTCATTCCGACCGCGGAAGTGCCGGTGACCAATTTCCATCGCGATGAAATCCTTGACGGCAAAGACCTGCCGTATCGCTATACGGCGTACAGCGCCTGTTTCCGCGCCGAGGCCGGAGCGGCAGGACGCGACACGCGCGGCCTGATTCGCCTGCATCAGTTCAACAAGGTGGAACTGGTTAAATTCAGTTTGCCGGAAGAATCCTATAACGAACTGGAACAGCTGACGCTGAACGCGGAACGCATTCTGGAACTCTTGGGCCTGCCGTACCGCCGTATGGCGCTCTGCACCGGCGACATGGGCTTTACGTCTGCGATGACGTACGATCTCGAGGTGTGGCTGCCCAGCTTCAACTGCTACCGTGAAATTTCATCCTGTTCCAACTTCGAAGATTTCCAGGCGCGACGCGCCAACATCCGTTTCCGTCGCGACACGAAATCCAAACCGGAATTCGTGCATACGCTCAACGGTTCGGGCCTTGCGATCGGCCGTACCGTTGCGGCCATTTTGGAAAACTATCAACAGGCCGACGGCAGCGTTGTCGTACCGGAAGTCCTGCGTCCGTACATGGGGACCGACATCATCAAATAA
- a CDS encoding HD domain-containing phosphohydrolase, protein MAEELLQRISGAIESNMFHGMLVIDKDFKVAFINDSLCNMWRINRREVLQRSLLKVFHEGRKVKGCGEYVGPLVESMDKEIPVLGREVYLRLASAGQGSWFLVNTFLLKDEKGRAEYAVGTYVSINRFKRMEFQLGEVNVSILNAFTKAIHARDQYTRLHSDNVSGLMGGFAEYLSLPTEEITMAYIAGLIHDVGKIGISEQVLNKPGRLSEPEYEEIKRHSAKGAEILQEVVGFEDLAHMVRHHHERYDGKGYPDGIGGAQIPFHSRMLAICDAYDAMTSVRCYSAARSTAQALEEIERCSGQQFDPELAERFRAFVQTAGLVSGVAEDDQTA, encoded by the coding sequence ATGGCAGAAGAATTGTTGCAGCGCATCAGCGGCGCTATTGAATCAAATATGTTTCATGGAATGCTGGTCATCGACAAAGATTTCAAAGTGGCCTTTATTAACGACTCCCTGTGCAACATGTGGCGGATCAATCGGCGCGAGGTCCTGCAGCGCTCTCTGTTGAAGGTCTTCCATGAAGGGCGCAAGGTAAAAGGCTGCGGCGAATATGTCGGTCCGCTGGTCGAATCGATGGACAAGGAGATTCCTGTCCTCGGCCGCGAGGTTTACCTGCGTCTGGCTTCGGCCGGGCAGGGCAGCTGGTTCCTCGTCAACACTTTTTTGCTTAAGGATGAGAAAGGCCGCGCCGAATATGCGGTGGGGACGTATGTCAGCATCAATCGCTTCAAACGGATGGAATTTCAGCTCGGCGAAGTGAATGTCAGCATCTTGAATGCGTTTACCAAGGCGATTCATGCGCGGGATCAATATACAAGGCTGCACAGCGACAATGTTTCCGGCTTGATGGGCGGCTTTGCCGAATACCTTTCTTTGCCGACCGAAGAAATCACCATGGCTTATATTGCCGGCCTGATCCACGATGTCGGCAAGATCGGCATTTCGGAACAGGTGCTGAATAAGCCGGGGCGGCTCAGCGAGCCGGAATATGAGGAGATCAAACGCCACTCTGCGAAGGGCGCGGAAATTCTGCAGGAAGTGGTCGGCTTCGAAGACTTGGCGCATATGGTGCGTCATCATCATGAACGTTACGATGGCAAAGGCTATCCGGACGGGATCGGCGGCGCGCAGATTCCGTTTCATAGCCGCATGCTGGCGATTTGCGATGCGTATGACGCGATGACCAGCGTGCGCTGTTACTCGGCTGCCCGTTCCACCGCGCAGGCGCTGGAAGAAATCGAGCGCTGCAGCGGTCAGCAGTTCGATCCCGAACTGGCGGAACGTTTCCGGGCGTTCGTGCAGACGGCGGGGCTTGTTTCCGGCGTCGCTGAAGATGATCAGACCGCCTGA